One Ictalurus furcatus strain D&B chromosome 7, Billie_1.0, whole genome shotgun sequence genomic window, AATTTGATACCTTTCTGTAAATATGTGTGGATAGAGTGACCTACTTTCCTGGAAGGAGGCCATTTGACTGACATTGACAACAAGGTAGAAGAAAGGGTCTGTGGTTGGGCATCTGCAAACACAGCAGCATATTGTTGGCtcgaaaaaaaaattccaaacaaAGCTAATTTATAAAAGTGGAATGTTGTGAATTTTCTTCAGTTCAGTGAACTGAAAATTCTTGCCTACTTTGTTAGTGTTCAAACATGAAGTTTTTCTGATGGAAACTGTgcactgaagtgttttttgtaaACACAGAAATAGCGAGGAAAAAGTGTACAAAAAGATTACACACACCCTGTGGACCATGGCAGAGCATCTGAGACTGACTTATTGTTAAGCACCATTTTACAGTGTTCTGGTTTTACACTGGTTCTGTACATGCAGAATCCACACTGTAGCTACAGCCATTGGTCATTTTAACATCCTGGCTGTTTggtatgaggttttttttgtctgaaggTAAACGAGCAGTGAGAATGAGATGATGTTTCCGTGGTGGATCATCCTCAGCACAGCAGCGGCATTAATATCCACTTGTATCCAAAATGATTGATTTGAAtagatcttttaaaaaaaatgtatggagCGTTAATGCATTCGCAAATTGTGTGTCTGTCAGGGTGGAATGTGGTACGGCGTGGACGTGAACAACGAGGACATCGCTGATAATTTCCAGGCGTGTGTGTGGGAGCCAGCCATTGTGCGCATCAACGCTCTGACCGCTGCCTCCGAGGCCGCCTGCCTCATCCTCTCTGTGGACGAGACCATTAAAAACCCCCGCGCTAGTGCTGAGGGCCCTTCAGCACCTGGTGGTAGAGGCAGGGGTCGTGGTAGGCCCCATGCCCACTAGAATgcttcatatacacacacacacacacacacacacacacacacacacacacacatgcaccaacCTTGAGCACAGCAGCTCTATATATGTGTAGCCTCTGGACTGTTAGAAGATCAAAAGGATGCAGTTATGGTCCCATTTTACTTACTAACCTTTTACTGAATACCTACAAAATTATTAGCTGTTTCATCTGTTGGCTTCCAGCTATGGAGTGCAAAAGAAAGCGCAGATTGCTAAATGCATCGCTAATCCTTATGTATATGGTTTTGTAAGTAAAGTGGGATTTTGGCTGTTTACATAGCAGCTGCTTGTTTTGTTATAgtctgattacacacacaagGACTTTCTGGTTTGTGAAATTGTAGAAGCACTGATACTGGACATCGAGCCAGACTGCAGGATGTTCCCATGTTGTCATTTGGTGGAACTATTTATTGGACCATTAAAATCCATACTTTGACATTTCATCTGctgtcttgtttgtttatttatttatttaaatgctgaAGCTCTAAGAAGGTTTAGCAGTATTTTTTCTGCCATATTCTCAGCTTTTTTCATGTGCTTTGTTTGATAACATGCAGAGTATTGAACTTAAACACAGTGGTTATAGCAACTCTATGGACTGGTTTTTACCAAGGATGAATACTAGATTAGGTTTTGGGTTCATAATATGTATTGGGTATGTATTCAAAGTTACTGCATAACAAAAAACGACCActtaaagaaaataatgtgagaacatttgtgtacatttataatgtgtatgtgactcCTCTGAAGTCCTTATGATTAACTTGTATTCCAGCTTTTCAGTACATTTTGAAATGTCCAGTTTCTCCCCAAGCAACTAGGTGGCATTGTTGgtttaaaagtaaaaagaaaaatgtgtaagTATCTGCATAACAGATTTGATAATAAAAAACATGACTACTTGGACAGTAATAATTCTCAGCAATAGTAACAATCtacaaaaataaagttttgAATTGGTTTCTTATCATGAGACAGCTTGATAAACTGTAAGAAAATGTGCCAAACTATTTTAGGATAGATGGAATCTGAATTAGTCTTTTGAATAGTTCATATACCTATTGTCTTTTCCTCAAAGTGTGGGTAATTTGGTTAGTTAGACAGGAAGTCAATAGAAGCCTTGACCtgtctccctgtgtccatgtcAATAGCAGTCACTTTAATTTCGGTGTCTCCGAACTGCATGGTGGCTCGTATCTCCCTGCGCTCAAGCGCTGCTCCATTTGTGCTGCTGCTGATGGCGCCTGCCTCTGGCTCGGGCAGATCCAGAGTTATGGTGCCACACTTCCTCACTCCAGCATCAGTAATGTACACCACATCATCACTGGTGCagcagtaaatatttattataatcttCCTTTGGCCCACTCTGGCTGGGGTGTAGCTCCGCCTAACCACCTCCCCCAAGGCCACCGATTGGTCAGTGCAAACGAAGCGATCAAGGATGTCTGTGCACCAATGCCGGCCATCTTTGATGAGAAGTTTCTCACTTGGATGACGACCCTCTACAAAGCGGTTTAAGACACCAACGCCATACGTTAATGGGCAGCGGCGGACTCGAACCACTGTGGGGTCTAAGCCAAACAGCACTGCACCCTTCAGGATGGTAAGACCCACATCCTGAGGGATGATAATGCGGCAGCGCTGCCCCAGTGCATTCTGGACCGCACGCTGGAGCATAGGAGACTCAGCGAAACCACccaccaagaacaggaagcgCACGTTCTTTACTTCCTCCTTCTCCATCAGGTCCTctattataaatgaaaaaaaagaagagtttaCTCAGCTGTGTTTACAggtttttgtggggtttttttccaaaGTGTGTGAGTAGAGAGTGTTTGTCTTACCAATATGTTTGATGATCTTGCTGATGGTAGGCTGGAAAAGCTCATTTGTAGCTTCTGCCGTGAGCCTTAGCATCCCTTGTGAGGACCATTTTACTATATTCATACTGAAAGAGACATCAAAATGAATGGTCTGACACTGGAAAgtgaaaatgcacattttgaTAAGCTGTGTTAACAGTAGAGACTCTAATGTTCAGTCTTTTATTGATGTTTCAAAACAATAATATTTTCCCATTACCATATTATTTCGtataggtgcgctttaacagTACATTAGTTATTATTAGTATGTCCCATGTAGGCAACTGGTGTTTTGTCTTGTTCTTCATAATCAAGtcatttttgcaaaaaaattcataaattaCAAGTTGCATTAGATAAATTACATATACTAACGAAATATATACTGCACCTTTATTACTATCAAATCCATGTCTACATTTCAAGAGGCATGTTTCTGTTTATCCTACCACTACCTCCTTGGCCATGTGAGAACAATCATACTTGCTCTTGCGTAGCGCTGTTTCCACACTCTGGCCACAGTGTCTCTTGTAGAAGTCGATGAAGGAAAAGGGCAGAGAGATGTTAAGTGCGCTCGTCCTGCTTGGGGCTGCTGTGCGTTTACGAGCCTCAAAGGCGATGGTCAGGTCCACCCAAGCAGCCGGACGCTTGGCTTTAAACGTTTCAATGAAGTCTGCCCCAAATATCTTACACAGCATCGCCTCAAAAGCCAGGTCTACACCTACTGCGCCATACGGACCTCCTGAAGAACACAGAACAGAATCACTTGAGTGCTTACTGCAGTATATTGCACTAAAACTGATGAAAAGGTAAATGGAAATAGTACACTGCTTCATGGGGTTGGGGGCTGTTATGAATATCATGATACTTAAATCAATACTCGTGCATattttccaaaacatttggcAGAGTTCTCTTtactaagaaaagaacaaaaacctgTTCACTCAAACTTGAAAAAACAGTTGTCGGGTCAATAAACAgtcatgcaaagaaaaaaaaatgtggaacgCTTTCATGAATTCTTCGGTcaaaggcatttgcaagttaaGCTCTACATTTGTATAATTCATCTTTTAAGAGCTTGGAATACTATTTCAGTGGGGGAAAtgtttgtggttgtgtgttTCCAGCCATTTATTTTCCTTGGTGTAATTAACCAGAAAGAGTGTTTTACTGTATTGCACCAGTGCTGATCCTAACTCTCTTTATTAGTTTACAATATGTAGTTActaggggggcacagtggcttagtggttagcacatttgcttcacacctccagggcagagggttcaattcctgctTCGGTCCTGTGTGCggagttctccctgtgcttcggaggtttcttctgggtactccggtttccgcccccagtccaaaaacatgcattgtccgtagtgtatgaatgggtgtgtgtgattatgtcctgcgatagattggcaccctgccttgtgctccatgccatctgggataggctccagacccAGAAaggaattgatggatggatattatagTTACTGTATAGTTTACAACATATAGCATATTTTAAAAGTTGTATGGAATTCAATAACTTTTTTCAACAAGTTTTGAGTTAAAGtttttctgttctattctaaGTTCAGAGAAATCTCAACTTCTTTGTTATGGTAATAACAGAAGATAGagatttgattcattttatgCTAaggtatttctttctttttctcaagaGATCTTCTCAGCGTTTAGCTGGAACAGATAAATCAACAAATCAAaagtatatgaaaaaaaaattatatagtaATAAATTAATAGAGTATTACATCCAGTCAGCCACTTGTTACAGGTTTTTACTGCCACAACATATTGTTCTCATACAGGCTAGGAACGTTATTAGCATATACTTAGAAAACTGCATGACATAATGCCTCTCATTATAATAAGCATATGGCCATGTGCTCCACTCCTGCACTCACCTGATGCTTTGTACAGCTCCTTCAGTGTTCCCTGAGGCTGCTCAATCTGATGTACCGTGAGATCCACTGTCCCGCCTCCACAGTCTGCCACTATGTACTTATCCCCTACAACAACACACATGCAGTTTGCAAGGGGTCATTCCCCTAAAGTAAAGCATAAAGTTTCATTTTGCACTGAAAATGCATTTAGTTTAAGGTTAGGCTAAACATACCTGTAAAAAGTCGTTCAATTTTAATGGCATTAGAGAAAGCACTAGTGAGAAGAGGAACATAAGTGCATAAAGAGAACATAACGGACATAGCGTGAGGGCATAAAGCATGGAAAGTAGAGAGGGagcatacagtatactgtaaatgCTGCTTCACTTTAGAGACCTCCATTCCCAGGGGAACCACCCACATCCCTCTTACTATGGGGGTGTCTTGGACATAGCAGTTGAAAATGTCTAACGGTCACCCAATTCCCCAACCAAAGTCATCACTAACAAGCGCAAACTATATTTTTGGGTTTTGTGTGAGGAGTTGGCTCATATTCcgtatgtctctgtgtgtctatctcgtctactctctctcttgcttgctCGCTCGCTCCTCCTCTCTCTTGGCAGGAAACATCTGGACCTGAAGAACTGATTATTTTGACCTGGACCTCCTGAGCTTGCCTGGCAAGCAATAGCATgctttaaaatacacacacccccacaaaGCACCTCCATGGAGATACAGCAGCTGCAGCCAGAAATAACATATATGTGATTACCGGCACATTCAAATGTGAGTTTGAAATTACAGCAGAAAAATATGTAATTGTACAGTTTCAAAACAACAAGAATTACTTCTCTGTTCCAGTTATTCACAGATTAAATTGTATTAAACATCACGTACAGGAAGTGTGGGCAAAGCGATTGGCTTTTTTGTGTCCCTTGTGTAATAGATATTGATATTGTGTACCACCAGGATATTATACCTTTCTCAGGAAATGAAAAGCCATGTactgtggtgtgtttgtgtgggggtTTTGTTTGGCTGGTTTTATATGTTGAAATAGTCATGGTTGGGCGGTCTGATTTGTGTTTGTTGTATCAATGTCAAACATGTCTGGTTACAGTTCTGCTCGTTGGCTTTTTAATAAGCCGATTCATTCCATCTATAAATGCAGTTTGCCTGCTTCTCTCAACTGCTGCAAATCTCTGTCACAACATATGAGTCCTTAGGCAGCGTATCTTTTTAACTGTACATGGCAATGTGGATGTGTGAGTACCTCATTCATTTAATGACTTTTAAttattaagaaaataattaatatgaataaacatGACATTATACCGTTCCACTTCTATTTCTGTGTTGTCTCGTAAAGgtaattacaggaaaaaaaatataattaaggAAATATAAAGGTCTACCATTTTATTTAAACGTTAAATGTTCAAAAACATATATTCACAACAGTACAACAATCCTTTTCATCTGCATTCATGTTCAGAAACTGGTTTATTTTGGTCAGTGGATACAGAGCcaatcctggaaacactgggcgtgaggtaGGAATACATCCAGTCTGTCACaaggcaccatacacacactttcacatgtAGGGGTAATTTGTAAATGTCGCAGTCCAcctgggaggtgagaggaaaccggagtacctggaggaacccaacacaaacatgcaaaactctacacagataCTAACcaaagctcaggatcgaaccagtcaacctggagctgtgagatggcaaGAATACCCGAAGCACCTCTGTAACACATCCTACAACTATCTATGTGGCATATTCttcatatgacttttttttgtttgaaaaccTTTTTCCATCCTCAACCTATATATTTGTGCTACGTTTCTTACCCGTCTGCATCTCAGACCACAGTTCCCCAGTTCCACTCTCCACGAGAAATATTCGGCTGTGTCTGGCCCTGCGAAGCTGTTCACgtgctgtaatatataaacatacacttCACTCTTTAATCTGTGAACCATTGTTACTAATCAGCAGCACATGAACTTCATTAGCAAAAAACACATTACAACAAGAAGTAAAGGGATGGGGGTTGGAGTGGAGgtccaaaacaataacaaagcCCATATTTTTCATGAACATGAGCTCTTTTTCTTTAACATATACTCTTCTTTGTTGTTCAGCTTAGCTGACAGGACTACATGGACTTTGTGTGGTGTACTGTATGAGTCGCAGCATTAGTTACAGTACACGCTTAATGATGAATACTCAAGGAGGAATGGTCTCTGATTCTCATTCTTTCTGAAGCAAATGAGTGCATGTATTCCAGGgggaatgtttttattgttgctgtAAAACAAAGCATTTCCTCACTTAATGCTTGTCATATTAACTGTGACCCTTAATTTCAGTTGAGCTTCAGCCAGTTCATTTAGGTTACATCTGATTCAACTGTGCTTCTATGGCTTGCATGATGCAGTTGTAAGCCATAGAAGTTATTCGCTGAAATCATTATAAAATAGTTTATCAGATACCCTTATCCAGAATGAGTTGCATAAGTGTCTCTATTAAAACATATCCAAATGTACACATATCAGGATCTAGAATATCAAGCTAAAGCCTGTCTGAGCGGAGTTAGTACGAGTAGGTACAGTAACAAAAACAGTcaagtgttgttgttttatttttgttgttgctgttgttttttaatggtGCTCATTaaacactatatggctaaaagtatgtggacaccttacTAATCACACCCATGTGCTTGTTGGACATCTCAATCcatatttattccccctttactgttataataacctccactcttctgggacagctttccactagattttggagcacggCTGTGGGGGtttgtgcccattcagctacaagagcattagtgagggcaggcactgatgtcaggcaagAAAGCCTGGGGTGCAGTCCGCATTCAAATTCaatccaaaggtgttcagaggggttgaggtCGTAGTGGGGTTGAGTGGGGGGTCGTAGCtccagtaaagggaaatcttaacgctacagcatataaagacactctagacaattgtgtgctttcaactttgtggcaacagtttggggaagacccacaaatgggtgtgatagtcaggtgtctgcaaactttttgccatatagtgtatgtcttCCTTGTATTTTAAGTGATGGTTTGTCCAGTTGATGTTCAAAGGGAATATGGTGCAGTGCAGGTTGTGATAAGTGCCTTCAGGTAGGTATGGGCTGGTCTACCTGGGAATAGAGaaatatgcaacaaaaaaaaaaaaacatgcaaaaaaaaaaacgtactctgtctcttacacctctactctgtgcactttgcttttctagaagtCAATTAAAatatcttgtatggtagcactgctattgttctccgcttgatgtatcgctttgcttgtatttcctcatttgtaagttgctttggataaaagcgcctgctaaatgaataaatgtaaatgttaatgtatgGGCTGGTCCATttaagcatcagtgttttaaatctaatgGGGGCAGCTACTGGAAACCAGTGGAGGGAATGCAGCAATGGGGTGATTTGGTAGAACTTGGGGAGTTTACATACAAATCCATCAAAAGCACACCACTGCTCATTATACAGCTATTGGTTGTATGCTCAAAACTATAAAACCCTTAAGGGATCTTTGGTTGTGCCTCTGAGAGAATCCTTAAAGATTCTATATAGAACCGTTTTTGGCAAGCTTTTGCAAGACCCTTAACTATCCACCAAACCCTTAAGGAACCCATTTCCTAATACTGTAGCTACATATTTCAACACACGTAGTAGTACATTCAAAACTGACCACTAAGATGTCTTGAgcgaaatatttaaatgaatacaatCTTGTCCTTACAAAGTCTTTGTGTGTTCCAGAATTTCAGAGCTGGAGTGCTTTTGCTTTAGACGCAGTCTGGAAACCATTTACAGTATGGAACAACATTAAAGAAGaaatgagagaagagaaaagaaaagaaaacaaaaaattctaTTTGGAAAGTAATGACTTCCAATCCTGGCTGACATCATTGCAGCCAAAAGCTGAGCAAATCTGTCAGTTTTGCTATATAAGGACAGCCTGAGTGTGTAATATGAGAATCTGAGTGTGTGCAGATGTTTGTATTATGATCATCAATAATGAGAATTATTCTGGATCTTTGTATACATGTGTGCAATCAGAACAAGTGGATGGAAAATTATGAAGAACATATTTTCTCACAGTTGCTAGACTTTTTGTCACTGTACTTGGCATAATCAGCTCTTTCTCTATAATTGTACAGTGATGGGCAGCTCCAAAGAAGCACATTTCAGACTTGAGAGTGAACGAGTTGGAAGaaaggagaggtggagaagCAGAGGGGTGCATACAGACCTGGAACAGTTTCAATGTCAAACATGTTTTGGGACTGAGAGAGCAGGGAGCCATCATTCAAATGCTTGTggattttaaagaaagaaaagaaaggggcAGGAGTTTGAAGGGAAGTGCGGGTATGGAGAgtaaatgtgaaatgtctgaCTGAACAGACTAAAGGAGGCTGAGATCATAGTCCAAAAGCACCTTGTTTCAATTATGTGTATGTGGTGCTGGGGGTATAAGCTTTTGTCTGTATACTGTGAGTGCGTATATGCTTATGTAAGGGAGAAAGCTGCAAAAACCAATAGCATGTCTTTTCTAGGAATGGCTGCATGAACAAAAGGGGGTCTTATTGTCTTATGATAGACGCTGATGGTGGTTTATTTGAGGGACGCCTGTTTTTAAAAGGAGAATGACAACCCCGGCCCCCactttctccctctcactctcttaaTATAAACCACATGCTGTTTTACCATACCCCTCTGATTGAACCCCCCAATAGTGCTCTATCAGCTCCTAAATTTACCTTGACACACATACCAAAGAAGGATACAGTATTTCCCCTAGAAAACCACAACCCCACCACGGGATGAAAGCCCATCTTGATTTCCCAGACCCTGAAGATGTTTTGCATCTCATGTTAATGCAGCAAAGGGATCTGCTTTGTTGTGCTGGAGCTTTGCCTGGAGTATTCTTTGTACAATCATGTTTATCATTAAgagtaacattttaaaaaagagcaaTGTTAAAGGAGGTCCAGTACCTTGCCTGAAACTGGAGTCAAAGGGACGGGACCCGTCCTGGTCCAGGCCGTTGGTCATTGGTCTCTGGCTGAGGTCAAGGACCTGGTGGAGGCGGAGCTTTCTACAATAGATTGAGGCGGCTTCAGGTTCAAGAGCAATGAGTAGCTGTTCAGCAGAGTCTCTAGCCACAAGACCTGCCTATAGAACGAGAGAACAAGAAGAGATAAAAGTTGAAAGACAAGCAACAGTATCTAAAGCCTTGCAACAGTGCTGCTTTACTGATCTGTGCTagctacacaaacacaatacaaaGCTTTTAAAAGTAAGCTGCAACAATGTATTAAGTGCCTTGtttttctctgcttttctccatccttctctcCCCATTCTCccactctatctctctgtctctctcatgctTGGCCGGAGCAGGCGTGGTTTCCTGTATTTGTGCGCCTGTCTCATGTATTGTTCAAACTCAGAGCCACCTCCAGGAGGAAACTACACCCTCTCGAACCCTCAGAACCAAGGAGAGCAGAAAAGCTGTGCGGGTCAAGAAGGTTGCCTCAACTCAAAACACCATCATATTGAGTTGCACGTTGGAGATCCATGACGAAAAACTATATCAGTGGCAGTAGTGAATTGAGCTAGTAAAGATGAATGGGAAAGTGTGACGGATGATGAGAAATCCTTAACACATCTTATTCATGCATGCGTtcctttttacacacacacatatatacacacacttcctgaagaACTGTACTACACTCTCGGTGGGTAGCGTCATCTTtatgagtgtgcatgtgtgtgtgagaaagaatgagaaacaAGCGGAAAGGCATGTCAGTGAGTTTGAGTGTGTCTGGCATTGATGAATGCCGCATGGTTATACACAAATGGTCTGAGTTCAAGTGGATTACCAGGTATGCAGCCTCTCTCATGAACTGCTTGGCTGGTTGTCTCCACACAGCAGGAACAGTGATGACCCATCGCACTTCATCATGTTCTAGTACAGACGAACACTGTTCCTtcacctcctacacacacacacacacacacacacacacacacacacacacagagttcactTTTAACTGAGGTTAACTTTCTTATCTCCTTCAGCTTCAGAGAAAGCTACCCTTACGTTTACATTCGCATTTAGTCTAGAGAAAGTtacaaaaaatgcaaacaactGCGGAtacaaagtttttaaaaagtaatgtaTAAGCATTTATAGCCTGCAAGACTGGAACTGATATGTACAAATGCTAAAGTGATCTAGTTagtgaaaaaggaagaaaaaaaatctaaacctAAGAGCACAAACAATAAATGGCAGTGCAGAGAGATACGTATAGATCTTATCCTAAATACTGTGTGAAAAGCTAAGTCTTTGGATCTTTGAGGAAGGACTAGAGAAAGTTGTCTATTTGGACTAGAGAAGGAAGAGCCTTCCACCACTTGAAGCCAGGATACTAAAGCAGTGAGATCTTGACTTATGAGACAATgcttaataaatatattgtgcTCAagcacaatatatttatatatttcctgGATCATTGCATGAATATCTAGGTTATATACTATAGGTTACTATAATCTCTAATCTGTAATCTAATATTTACCTCACACAGGCCACACTGCCGATGTAGCAAACATGTATAAGTCTTCCTCACATTATTGGAAGTCTGAATCACATTAAACTGCtcatacacagtaaaatccctagtgttgaattaacacccagagtgttcatttgtgccCAATGGACTTgtataaacactgtagagtgTGCATTCAAccctctgggtgttaaatcaacacaggggattttgctgtgtatgctGAACAGATAACAGATTGATGTGGTCAGATTTGATGCTAGCATTTACCCATAAGGTCCAGAAAGTAAGAGGATAAACAACACAGTGTTTACTAGCTCCACCATCTTAGCTATGTATACCTTTTTGCACTAGGACACACCAACCTTTTCACCTTTTAAGTCTAACCAATGTTTAATATTCTTTTTACATGCTTTTATTTCCCACTATGAGCATGATAGCGCAGGTACTGAAAGAATGATAATTGTGTGTGACTAAGTATGTCTGGAATGGGTGCGATGTGACAATTCCATGTCCTGgagtgaaacagagagaaagaaaacctGCTTTTATACTTTACCTTTAAAACATGCTCCCGGAAGAATCTTAGAGCATGTGCAAAAACCTCAATGGCCCGAACTCTCCTTCCACTCACCGACTCCAACTCTGTCACCATGGTGAGGTCCTATAAAACAGGACAAAGTgctgcaaaaatgttttaacttcCCATTTCTTAGTTAACCACGCAGTCTTTAAACTAATGTTTCTAGTGAATGTTCGTGCCATTTCATTTCCATAATGTTGTCCAAAGCCCAGACATACTGTGATTTTATGTAATTCCATCCTAAAATATCCACCATATatatgtaaatggtctgcacttatatagcgcttttatccaaagccctTTACAcgggttctcattcacccattcacacacacaccctcacacaccaatgataacagagctgccatgcaaggcactaacttgccatcaggagcaacttggggttcagtgtcttgcccaaggacacttcggtttGTGGAGTCATgagggccgggaatcgaaccaccaaccctacgattagtggacaacccgctctactacctgaaccacagccgcccggcataaaatatgtttatttgttgtatGCATGCATGCTTACACTAGTGCTATGAATCTTCATCTTGAACTTGTCGAAGTAGAGCCAGTGTCTGGCTTCTTCAGGATCCAAGTCATGGTAGCTGTCTCGTGCTGCAAAGCCAAAACTGTGGAAGCGCAGTTCAGGGGTCAGCAGCAAGCAGGTCGGGCTCTTCTGATTGGCCACGCCTGGATCTCCACCCTCCCAGCGCCTGTGGAGATTAGAAGATGATGCTGTTAAGAAATAGAAGTAAACATTTGGGAGAGATTGTGCTATTCTGCATGACCAGAACTGCATGATGGTCTTGTCTTTGGTGTTGCTTTAACTCATCATTTATCAGTCTCTATAGGCATAGTGCTGGATGGAAGTTAGTAGTGACAGATATTAGGTCATTAAATACTGATGTGATCAGTTACCTCATCATATGGATGACCTCTGGGTCCTCTGTGAAACTGAAGGCATAGCCACTGGAGGTGGTGCCAAAATCAATAGCCACCACTACAGAAAACGGACGTGCTACACGTGGCCTCAGCTCAGTTCTCTgcagggagtgatggagagacatttttaaaagtttggtATGGGAAGGAACAGGATAAAAATGTTCAGCCATGAAAAATTCAATGTCCAGTGAGGAAGAGAAAAACATAGAGAAAAAAAGGAGTCTCTCCATCCGGAAACCTGTGCTGTAACCTTTTCTCAAGGAGGTATGGT contains:
- the hspa12b gene encoding heat shock 70 kDa protein 12B, encoding MMAELLQPSTNSLRVPDENRSRSTSPNSSPSPSRNDCSIAPLTPSPSPRTELRPRVARPFSVVVAIDFGTTSSGYAFSFTEDPEVIHMMRRWEGGDPGVANQKSPTCLLLTPELRFHSFGFAARDSYHDLDPEEARHWLYFDKFKMKIHSTSDLTMVTELESVSGRRVRAIEVFAHALRFFREHVLKEVKEQCSSVLEHDEVRWVITVPAVWRQPAKQFMREAAYLAGLVARDSAEQLLIALEPEAASIYCRKLRLHQVLDLSQRPMTNGLDQDGSRPFDSSFRQAREQLRRARHSRIFLVESGTGELWSEMQTGDKYIVADCGGGTVDLTVHQIEQPQGTLKELYKASGGPYGAVGVDLAFEAMLCKIFGADFIETFKAKRPAAWVDLTIAFEARKRTAAPSRTSALNISLPFSFIDFYKRHCGQSVETALRKSNMNIVKWSSQGMLRLTAEATNELFQPTISKIIKHIEDLMEKEEVKNVRFLFLVGGFAESPMLQRAVQNALGQRCRIIIPQDVGLTILKGAVLFGLDPTVVRVRRCPLTYGVGVLNRFVEGRHPSEKLLIKDGRHWCTDILDRFVCTDQSVALGEVVRRSYTPARVGQRKIIINIYCCTSDDVVYITDAGVRKCGTITLDLPEPEAGAISSSTNGAALERREIRATMQFGDTEIKVTAIDMDTGRQVKASIDFLSN